The Labrus bergylta chromosome 15, fLabBer1.1, whole genome shotgun sequence genome includes a region encoding these proteins:
- the ginm1 gene encoding glycoprotein integral membrane protein 1, translating into MEMAGLTLSVLCLLFASATSTESPPRQLNTENILINVTAGTLADTELHDSNNLQINLNISVGDEQVLVNDIPVELSGVTRFTCQALLLDSINGSSDFESGDLVSTVTRVMVSQNRLYSDSEEVVALQVFSEVIEMEGKEVQQPEMCEVKILMSPDFQKLAQFTNIYPIGHSEIFRVPRENDVVVTDPPNRRKDEEQLISQTTSQYSLKQTETTQEEIAAPGKLPETPLRMDPDLLYDVRYDDEFEDRETSQTDPIQMESPPKELVSSYSAMCQWVEEVRERLRRFCSESLPLFFLVMWVVVIGVVGSAVIVKILDMFFPACEHKHIFHINPATLMPEEEKHNLLESIEMEAEEDEKKP; encoded by the exons ATGGAAATGGCAGGCCTTACATTGAGCgttttatgtcttctttttgcTTCAGCAACAAGCACAGAGTCACCGCCCAGGCAACTGAATACG GAAAACATCCTGATCAACGTGACAGCAGGGACTTTGGCGGATACAGAGTTACACGATTCCAACAACTTGCAG ATCAACTTAAATATATCAGTGGGTGACGAACAGGTGCTGGTGAATGACATCCCTGTAGAGCTGTCGGGGGTCACCAGGTTCACCTGTCAGGCTCTTCTAT TGGACAGCATAAACGGGAGCAGCGACTTTGAATCTGGGGACTTGGTGTCGACCGTTACCCGGGTGATGGTTAGCCAGAACCGCCTGTACAGCGACTCGGAGGAGGTGGTGGCTCTGCAGGTGTTCAGTGAAGTTATAGAGATGGAGGGCAAAGAG GTCCAGCAGCCTGAGATGTGTGAGGTGAAAATATTGATGAGCCCAGATTTTCAGAAGCTGGCTCAGTTCACCAATATCTACCCCATCGGACACAGCGAGATCTTCAGGGTTCCCCGGGAGAACGATGTTGTCGTCACAGATCCACCAAATCGTAGAAAAG ACGAAGAACAGCTGATTTCTCAGACCACCAGCCAGTACTCCCTGAAGCAAACAGAGACCACCCAGGAGGAGATTGCAGCGCCGGGGAAGCTCCCAGAGACTCCCCTCCGAATGGACCCCGACCTGCTGTACGATGTCAGATATGATGATGAATTTGAAGATAGAGAGACGAGCCAGACCGATCCAATTCAGATGGAGTCTCCGCCAAAAGAACTCGTATCGTCTTACTCT GCCATGTGTCAGtgggtggaggaggtgagagagcgTCTGAGGCGCTTTTGCTCTGAGTCACTTCCTCTGTTCTTCCTGGTCATGTGGGTGGTGGTGATCGGCGTCGTTGGATCAGCGGTCATCGTCAAGATCTTGGACATGTTCTTCCCAGCTTGTGAACACAA gCACATTTTCCACATAAACCCCGCCACTCTGATgccagaggaggagaagcacAACCTTCTGGAGAGCATCGAAATGGAAGCAGAGGAAGACGAGAAGAAGCCTTGA